One Sodalinema gerasimenkoae IPPAS B-353 DNA segment encodes these proteins:
- a CDS encoding bifunctional acetate--CoA ligase family protein/GNAT family N-acetyltransferase, producing the protein MVTTIPYKTDPAHDVLRSQSDLLRAIFTPTNVAVIGATEKPNSVGRTLLWNLISHPFGGTVFPVNPKRSSVLGIKAYPDIASVPAQVDLAVIATPAPTVPDLIRQCVAAGVRGAIILSAGFKEVGEAGRELERQILEAARGKMRIVGPNCLGVMSPLSGLNATFAGSMARPGSVGFISQSGALCTSILDWSFQSNVGFSAFVSLGSMLDVGWGDLIYYLGDDPRTESIVIYMESIGDARSFLSAAREVALSKPIIVIKAGRTEAAAKAAASHTGALAGSDEVLDAAFRRSGVLRVYHLAHLFYMAELLAKQPRPKGPRLTILTNAGGPGVLTTDTLITEGGKLAELAPETLDRLDEILPPQWSHGNPIDILGDADPDRYAKALQVAVQDPNSDGLIVVLTPQAMTSPTETAEKLKACPIEGRNKKPIFASWMGGADVEAGARILNQANIPAFPYPDTAVRMFNYMWRYSRNLRSLYETPMLVQDDEEEETAGRLPLAHMIIQTVRDAGRTLLTEFESKQLLASYDIPIVETRIAKTVEEAIAAAKDMGYPVVLKLLSETITHKTDVGGVQLNLNDQEAVEKAYQRIRDRVSELHSEEDFHGVTVQPMLKLDGYELIIGSSLDPQFGPVLLFGTGGQLVEVFRDRALGLPPLNTTLARRLMENTKIYTALQGIRGRDPIDLVALERLLVRFSYLVVEQPWIKEIEVNPLLASPERLISLDARVVLHPPDTDVAHLPKPAIRPYPSQYVGQWTVRDGREVTIRPIRPEDEPMAVKFHESLSDESVYLRYAHAFQLSRRVTHERLSRLCFIDYDQEMALIADYRNPETGEHELVGVARLSLIHGTRDAEYSLLVSDRFQHQGLGTEMTRRSIEIARAEGVDLVFAEILSDNRAMQRISEHLGFKIERILGESMVRAEMRLTGEAS; encoded by the coding sequence ATGGTTACGACAATCCCCTATAAAACCGATCCGGCTCATGATGTTCTGCGGTCTCAAAGTGATTTACTGCGAGCCATTTTTACTCCAACAAATGTTGCCGTAATTGGCGCCACAGAAAAGCCGAACAGCGTAGGGCGGACGTTGCTGTGGAATCTGATCAGTCACCCCTTTGGCGGGACGGTGTTCCCGGTCAACCCCAAACGCAGTAGCGTCCTGGGGATTAAAGCCTATCCTGACATTGCCTCAGTCCCCGCCCAAGTGGATTTAGCAGTCATTGCTACTCCTGCCCCCACGGTTCCGGATCTGATTCGCCAATGTGTTGCCGCTGGCGTGCGCGGGGCAATTATCCTCTCGGCGGGATTTAAGGAAGTGGGGGAAGCGGGCCGAGAACTCGAACGACAAATCTTGGAAGCCGCCCGGGGCAAAATGCGCATTGTCGGACCCAACTGTTTGGGCGTGATGAGTCCCTTATCAGGTCTTAATGCGACCTTTGCCGGTTCCATGGCCCGTCCCGGAAGTGTGGGCTTTATTAGCCAGAGTGGCGCTCTGTGTACCTCCATTTTAGACTGGAGTTTTCAATCTAATGTGGGCTTTAGTGCCTTTGTCTCCTTGGGGTCAATGTTGGATGTGGGTTGGGGGGATCTCATCTACTATCTTGGCGATGATCCCCGCACGGAAAGCATTGTCATCTATATGGAGTCCATTGGCGATGCCCGGTCTTTCCTGTCGGCGGCCCGAGAAGTTGCCCTCAGTAAGCCGATTATTGTCATCAAAGCTGGACGCACTGAAGCCGCTGCTAAGGCCGCTGCCTCCCATACTGGGGCCTTAGCGGGGAGTGATGAGGTCTTGGATGCCGCCTTCCGACGGTCAGGGGTGTTGCGCGTGTATCACTTGGCCCATTTGTTCTATATGGCGGAACTGTTGGCTAAACAACCGCGCCCGAAAGGCCCCCGTTTAACGATTTTGACCAACGCGGGGGGTCCCGGTGTCCTCACCACGGATACTCTCATTACGGAAGGAGGGAAACTGGCGGAACTGGCCCCGGAAACCTTGGACCGTCTCGATGAGATTTTGCCGCCTCAATGGAGTCATGGCAACCCCATTGATATTTTGGGGGATGCCGATCCCGATCGCTATGCCAAGGCCTTACAAGTGGCGGTGCAAGATCCCAATAGTGATGGCTTGATTGTGGTCTTAACGCCTCAAGCCATGACCTCCCCCACGGAGACGGCGGAGAAACTGAAAGCTTGTCCTATAGAAGGCCGTAATAAAAAGCCTATCTTTGCGAGTTGGATGGGGGGGGCGGATGTGGAAGCCGGGGCCCGGATTCTCAATCAGGCCAATATCCCGGCGTTTCCGTATCCCGATACGGCGGTGCGGATGTTTAACTATATGTGGCGCTATAGCCGCAATTTGCGCAGTTTGTATGAAACGCCGATGTTGGTGCAGGATGATGAGGAGGAGGAAACGGCAGGCCGCCTTCCCTTAGCCCATATGATTATTCAGACTGTCCGAGATGCTGGGCGGACTCTGTTAACGGAGTTTGAGTCGAAGCAACTCCTGGCCAGTTATGACATCCCCATTGTTGAAACTCGCATCGCTAAGACGGTGGAGGAGGCCATAGCTGCCGCCAAGGATATGGGCTATCCGGTGGTGTTGAAACTCCTCTCAGAAACCATCACCCATAAAACGGACGTGGGAGGGGTACAACTGAACCTCAATGACCAAGAGGCGGTGGAGAAGGCCTATCAACGGATTCGCGATCGCGTTAGTGAACTCCATAGCGAGGAAGATTTCCATGGGGTGACGGTTCAGCCGATGTTGAAACTCGACGGCTATGAACTGATTATTGGCAGTAGTTTAGATCCTCAGTTTGGTCCGGTATTGCTGTTTGGAACGGGGGGACAGTTGGTGGAGGTGTTCCGCGATCGCGCCCTGGGGCTTCCTCCTCTCAACACTACCCTGGCCCGCCGTTTGATGGAAAACACAAAAATCTATACCGCCCTCCAGGGGATTCGCGGACGAGATCCCATCGATTTGGTGGCCCTAGAACGACTGCTGGTGCGTTTTTCTTATTTGGTGGTCGAACAGCCCTGGATTAAGGAAATTGAGGTCAATCCCCTCCTGGCGAGTCCCGAACGCTTGATTTCTCTGGATGCACGGGTGGTACTCCATCCACCGGATACGGATGTGGCCCATTTACCGAAACCGGCGATTCGCCCCTACCCCAGTCAGTATGTGGGACAGTGGACGGTTCGCGATGGACGGGAGGTGACCATTCGCCCCATCCGCCCGGAAGATGAACCCATGGCGGTGAAGTTCCACGAAAGCCTCTCAGACGAAAGTGTGTATCTCCGCTACGCTCACGCCTTTCAACTCAGTCGTCGGGTGACTCATGAACGCCTCTCCCGCCTGTGTTTTATTGATTACGACCAGGAAATGGCCCTGATTGCGGACTATCGCAATCCTGAGACGGGAGAACATGAACTTGTCGGGGTGGCCCGTTTGAGTCTGATTCACGGAACCCGTGATGCGGAGTATTCCTTATTGGTAAGCGATCGCTTCCAGCATCAGGGGTTAGGGACGGAAATGACTCGCCGTTCGATTGAAATTGCCCGCGCGGAAGGTGTTGATTTGGTCTTTGCCGAAATTCTCTCGGATAACCGGGCCATGCAACGCATTTCTGAACATCTTGGCTTCAAGATTGAACGGATTTTAGGGGAGTCGATGGTTCGGGCGGAGATGCGCTTAACCGGTGAGGCGTCATGA
- a CDS encoding Uma2 family endonuclease, with protein sequence MVTPTQVWTIRDLDAMPDDGGWTRYEIIDGDLFVTRAPHFRHQDVSGNLQFELQVWSRETGLGRPLATPGLIFSPRDAVIPDLVWISQSRLETGVDASGHLTVAPELVVEILSQGETNEQRDREVKLKLYSLYGVQEYWLVNWWLKTLEVYRRQDAQLQRVQTLLEGDRLTSPLFPEFEVEVASIFSS encoded by the coding sequence ATGGTCACACCGACACAGGTTTGGACGATTCGCGATCTCGATGCGATGCCCGATGATGGGGGTTGGACTCGCTATGAAATCATTGATGGAGACCTGTTTGTGACTCGCGCCCCTCATTTTCGTCATCAGGATGTTAGTGGAAATCTCCAGTTTGAACTCCAAGTCTGGTCTCGGGAAACGGGCTTAGGTCGGCCTCTGGCGACTCCAGGGCTGATTTTTAGTCCTCGGGATGCGGTGATTCCTGATTTGGTCTGGATCAGTCAATCTCGGTTAGAGACTGGGGTGGATGCGTCGGGACATTTGACGGTGGCCCCGGAGTTGGTGGTAGAGATTCTCTCTCAAGGGGAAACTAATGAACAACGCGATCGCGAGGTGAAGTTAAAACTCTATTCTCTCTATGGGGTTCAGGAGTATTGGCTGGTGAATTGGTGGCTGAAAACGTTGGAGGTGTATCGTCGTCAGGATGCCCAACTCCAGCGGGTTCAGACCTTGCTAGAGGGCGATCGCCTAACCTCCCCCTTATTTCCTGAGTTTGAGGTGGAAGTTGCCTCTATTTTTTCTTCTTAA
- a CDS encoding Uma2 family endonuclease, whose translation MIVTSTQTYSPADYLELEEIASVRHEYRNGDIIEMTGGTPNHNELIRVLTVILSLSLAGKPYRLFLADQRLWVPQANLYTYPDILVLPTPIELQERRKDTILNPVFIAEVLSDSTRNDDRSEKFAAYRTIPSFREYLLIDQSKMYVEQHLKQNSNQWLMTEYQDPEQNVVLESLGVDLKLKDLYQNLDVSS comes from the coding sequence ATGATAGTAACATCAACGCAAACCTACAGCCCTGCTGACTATCTGGAATTAGAAGAAATAGCCTCAGTTCGCCATGAATATCGCAATGGAGACATAATTGAAATGACTGGGGGAACTCCAAATCACAATGAACTCATCCGCGTCTTGACGGTCATTCTAAGTTTGTCCCTGGCGGGAAAACCCTATCGTTTATTTCTGGCGGATCAGCGCCTTTGGGTTCCTCAAGCGAACCTTTATACCTATCCTGATATTCTGGTTCTTCCAACTCCAATTGAACTTCAAGAGAGGCGAAAAGATACAATTTTAAATCCAGTCTTTATTGCCGAGGTTCTATCCGATTCCACCCGCAACGATGACCGCAGTGAGAAATTTGCGGCGTATCGAACCATTCCCAGCTTCCGAGAATATCTCCTAATTGACCAGTCTAAGATGTATGTGGAACAGCATCTCAAGCAAAATTCTAATCAGTGGTTGATGACTGAATATCAAGACCCTGAACAGAATGTTGTTTTGGAATCTTTAGGCGTTGATTTAAAGTTGAAAGATTTGTATCAAAACCTTGACGTTTCCTCATAA
- a CDS encoding FAD-dependent oxidoreductase: MSQSQDLLTQIPGNPWRGLQSADRRWSQLRQTPPPSPQVVQESPDSLGECEWDVVICGGTLGILLGASLAQRGWRVAILERGVLKGRDQEWNISRSELQTFVELELLTPEELQTAIASEYNPARVAFPGSPEIWVEDILNIGVDPVYLLDILKQKFLAAGGTLLEQISFQRAEIHPDGVRVTTDGQVLTTRLLLDAMGHFSPIIQQIRGQQRPDSVCLVVGTCAQGYPKNETGDLFVSFTPILNQCQYFWEAFPARDGRTTYLFTYLDTHPDRFSLEFFFDEYLRLLPEYQQCQLDQLDVKRALFGMFPSYRNSPVRSPFPRLLPIGDSSGSQSPLSFGGFGAMVRHLNRLTQGISEALTADCLDRPSLDLLQPYQPNLSVTWLFQQTMTVGATETVRDDQAINGLLAAVFQAMNAAGDEVLRPFLQDVVQFGSLSQALFRTSISSPLTVAKVVPQVGIPPLLNWLRHYLALGGYQALNPLGRAIAQWSRESDNPQQRYQLRRWADAWYYGSGNDYEETSRF; this comes from the coding sequence ATGTCCCAAAGCCAAGACCTTCTCACTCAAATTCCCGGTAATCCCTGGCGAGGCTTACAAAGCGCCGATCGCCGCTGGAGTCAACTGCGCCAAACCCCTCCCCCCAGTCCTCAGGTTGTCCAGGAATCCCCAGACTCCCTCGGAGAGTGCGAGTGGGATGTAGTCATCTGTGGTGGAACCCTGGGAATCCTCCTGGGGGCAAGTTTAGCCCAACGGGGATGGCGGGTAGCCATTTTGGAACGAGGAGTCCTCAAAGGGCGCGACCAGGAATGGAACATCTCCCGCAGTGAATTGCAAACCTTTGTCGAGTTGGAGTTGTTGACTCCCGAGGAATTGCAGACGGCGATCGCCAGTGAGTATAACCCAGCCCGGGTAGCGTTTCCCGGAAGTCCAGAAATCTGGGTCGAGGATATCCTCAACATCGGCGTCGATCCCGTCTATCTCCTCGACATCCTAAAACAGAAATTTCTCGCCGCTGGGGGAACCCTCCTGGAACAGATTAGTTTTCAAAGGGCCGAGATTCATCCCGACGGGGTGCGAGTGACCACAGATGGCCAAGTTCTCACCACTCGCCTACTTCTCGATGCAATGGGGCATTTTTCCCCCATTATCCAACAAATTCGCGGCCAGCAACGGCCCGATAGCGTCTGTTTGGTGGTGGGAACCTGCGCCCAAGGCTATCCTAAAAATGAGACAGGAGATTTATTCGTCTCCTTCACCCCGATTCTCAACCAATGTCAGTATTTCTGGGAAGCCTTCCCGGCCCGAGATGGACGCACCACCTATCTATTTACCTATCTCGACACCCATCCCGATCGCTTTAGCTTAGAGTTTTTCTTTGACGAATATCTGCGACTTCTCCCCGAGTATCAACAATGTCAACTCGATCAACTCGACGTCAAACGGGCCTTATTTGGGATGTTTCCCAGTTATCGCAATTCCCCCGTGCGATCGCCCTTTCCCCGACTTCTCCCCATTGGCGACAGTAGCGGCAGTCAATCCCCCCTCAGTTTCGGCGGTTTTGGGGCCATGGTGCGTCACCTGAACCGGCTAACCCAGGGAATTAGTGAAGCCTTAACCGCCGATTGTCTCGATCGCCCATCCCTAGACCTCCTACAACCCTATCAACCCAATCTCTCCGTCACCTGGCTATTTCAACAAACCATGACCGTCGGCGCAACAGAAACCGTCAGAGACGACCAAGCCATCAATGGGTTATTAGCCGCCGTATTTCAAGCCATGAACGCAGCCGGGGATGAGGTGTTACGTCCCTTTTTGCAAGATGTCGTCCAATTTGGCAGTTTATCCCAAGCCCTATTTCGGACTTCGATTTCTAGTCCTCTAACCGTGGCGAAAGTGGTTCCTCAAGTGGGGATTCCCCCGTTACTCAATTGGCTACGTCACTATCTCGCGTTGGGAGGCTATCAAGCCTTGAATCCCCTGGGGCGGGCGATCGCGCAATGGAGTCGTGAGTCTGACAATCCCCAGCAACGCTATCAACTCCGGCGTTGGGCTGATGCTTGGTATTACGGATCTGGAAATGATTATGAGGAAACGTCAAGGTTTTGA
- a CDS encoding MotA/TolQ/ExbB proton channel family protein: MNLNILTSSGVVAIPLLIFSVLSLALIAERCYFWIQLLRQQDRIIKKVFRLVESDCYSAIQLLKKNLKFPMCRIFLEALELDDPTIEEFQIALETAARAEVPVLRRFNTVFDTIVAVAPLLGLLGTVLGLMTSFASLQLGDVSQSDTIGVTGGISEALGSTVLGLVVAIFTLLFSNTFRSFYRRQMSLIEEYSGRLELQFRKLKPRSSVSMKN, from the coding sequence ATGAATTTAAATATCTTGACATCGAGTGGTGTTGTTGCCATTCCATTGCTAATTTTTTCCGTATTATCTTTGGCGTTAATTGCTGAACGCTGCTACTTTTGGATTCAACTTTTGCGCCAGCAAGACCGGATTATTAAAAAGGTCTTTCGTTTGGTGGAGTCTGATTGCTATTCGGCAATTCAACTGCTGAAGAAGAATCTTAAATTTCCCATGTGTCGAATTTTTTTGGAGGCGTTGGAGTTAGATGACCCCACCATTGAGGAGTTTCAAATTGCCCTAGAAACTGCCGCCCGTGCTGAAGTGCCGGTGTTACGTCGCTTTAATACTGTATTTGATACAATTGTCGCCGTTGCGCCCTTGTTGGGGTTATTGGGAACGGTGTTAGGGTTGATGACCTCCTTTGCGTCGTTGCAGTTAGGAGATGTGAGTCAAAGCGATACCATTGGGGTGACGGGGGGGATTAGTGAAGCCCTCGGGTCAACGGTGTTAGGCTTGGTGGTGGCGATTTTTACGTTGCTATTTTCCAATACGTTTCGGAGTTTTTACCGTCGTCAGATGTCTCTAATTGAAGAATACTCGGGTCGCCTAGAGTTACAATTTAGGAAGTTAAAACCAAGGTCTAGTGTATCCATGAAGAATTAG
- a CDS encoding ExbD/TolR family protein: MKLLDDDPDIPAQINIVSAIDVIFAILAFFIISSLFLTRNEGLPVNLPQAQSSQVQQETRITVSVTAEGEIRVDEDGVTLETLQDRVRQQMAQADTSLVVLNADEAIPHGQAIAIMDRLRQIENLRLAIATQSHRNPAD, from the coding sequence ATGAAACTGCTTGACGACGACCCAGATATTCCAGCACAAATCAACATTGTCTCTGCGATTGATGTGATTTTTGCCATTTTAGCCTTCTTTATTATCTCCAGTTTATTTCTCACCCGAAATGAAGGCTTACCGGTGAACTTACCCCAAGCCCAGAGTTCCCAAGTTCAACAGGAGACCCGCATCACCGTCTCGGTGACCGCTGAGGGAGAGATTCGCGTTGATGAAGATGGGGTGACCCTAGAGACGTTACAAGACCGAGTTCGCCAACAAATGGCGCAAGCGGACACCAGCTTAGTGGTGTTGAACGCCGATGAAGCGATCCCCCATGGTCAGGCGATCGCCATTATGGATCGCTTACGTCAAATCGAAAACCTGCGCCTGGCCATCGCCACCCAGTCCCACCGTAACCCAGCCGATTAA
- a CDS encoding ABC transporter ATP-binding protein, with protein sequence MIGFVGLIIPHGVRLLVGSDHRLSLPLLALGGAIILILARILTIDNTGTMRGTPIRPSQTGKTIPIAASDLTGGYSKQAIIRDISLTLHDGEWLTLIGANGSGKSTLLRLLSRLLPRQRGQVFLAGDSLDQLSNQAVAQKLAVQTQQQPSVPGGMTVWQLVAMGRSPHQPWWQWDSSPEDRYWIENALESTDLRDFAERPLVQLSGGERQRAFLALALAQNPQVLFLDEPTTFLDVRYQLELLELLKRLNCDRRLSIVTVLHEINLAARYSHRLALIQEGQIREIGPPKEVLTSENLKQVFDIEALILDTPVGLQVCPLRSAQSH encoded by the coding sequence TTGATTGGCTTTGTGGGGCTGATTATTCCCCATGGGGTGCGCCTGTTGGTGGGATCAGACCATCGTTTGAGTTTACCGCTGTTAGCCCTGGGAGGGGCGATCATCCTGATTCTCGCTAGAATACTGACTATCGATAACACAGGAACTATGCGGGGAACCCCAATCCGTCCATCTCAAACTGGTAAGACTATCCCCATCGCCGCCTCTGACCTGACTGGAGGTTATAGCAAACAGGCGATTATCAGGGATATTTCCTTAACCCTCCATGACGGTGAATGGCTAACCCTGATTGGGGCCAATGGGTCAGGGAAATCGACTCTGCTGCGGTTGCTGAGTCGTTTGCTTCCCCGCCAACGGGGCCAGGTGTTTCTGGCCGGAGATTCCCTTGACCAACTCTCGAACCAGGCCGTGGCCCAAAAGTTGGCGGTTCAAACTCAGCAACAGCCTTCTGTTCCTGGAGGGATGACCGTTTGGCAATTGGTGGCGATGGGGCGATCGCCTCATCAACCCTGGTGGCAATGGGACAGTAGCCCAGAAGACCGCTATTGGATTGAAAATGCCCTAGAATCGACAGATTTAAGGGATTTTGCTGAGCGTCCCTTGGTTCAGCTATCGGGCGGTGAACGACAACGGGCGTTTCTGGCCCTGGCGTTGGCCCAAAATCCTCAGGTCTTGTTCCTCGATGAACCCACCACCTTTTTGGATGTTCGCTATCAATTGGAACTGTTGGAGTTACTGAAACGCTTAAATTGCGATCGCCGTCTCTCCATTGTCACGGTTCTCCATGAAATCAACTTAGCCGCCCGCTATAGTCATCGTCTCGCGTTAATCCAAGAGGGGCAGATTCGAGAAATTGGCCCCCCAAAGGAGGTGTTAACGTCCGAGAACCTTAAGCAGGTGTTTGATATCGAAGCCTTAATCCTGGATACCCCCGTTGGCTTACAGGTTTGTCCCTTGCGTTCGGCCCAGTCTCACTGA
- a CDS encoding dynamin family protein gives MTGEDLKSEHVSPSVLFLAAISTLLLKVMCADGVVSEDEKRHFQTTLKQVIPSEGDLRRLAQSMVSRVNKQKLYNDPHTLQILTSTFSQSEKLLLISFGYQMSSIDGTMHVKELKELNKIGSYLNLNPDYLDVLEHTFKGESVRNRTALNKVRRLLDPSQFYDLEPIFKKAASLIEDRFPQPEEEPAEVLTAEKGGNAYLKLAQLKKIKTQTSIQGYHYFQILQSLCDEKVIPEELLETTRNLFNKLSDSHFRISVIGSFSVGKSTLLNALLGSKVQPVAAIPCTGVLSILRYSQHPRVICHYKDGTTEEIPFEAYQDKVKIAESQSETEANRNQALVNSSLEYVVFQTPDLEFCKHGAEIVDSPGLNEHPEREKVTQQLIKETDAIIFMISAQQSLTATERELFEQIRNPLNLIDDADIQPAKNIFVVVNYMDLLDNDDDDDDYDSEGNTSAVKKRIKDFCFHEQPARISGDNRVHYLSARKALTAKLKNKDNQYLQDFNQFIQSLEDFLIDDRGGIQLENFSSSFNSLMKSALAKIQNYQTLQQSNLKNIEQEKKLIWDKMGEAAACQVRFDEFVFELYDEVVDLAAESFEEWDAGLYERVVVKSEQWISEHQWLLSRDKLMADYIRQFEADLSDETKTWVKQDLIEKVINPKLEELDSFIAKELELVKEKFKQHRSGEEDYAESWVFSSVSPLKTDDDSGGGLNLGMVGLGLVMIPGLFFGPFLATIAGIIGAGMAGFGAAGVFDIDGRIRRKLIEEGMKQFQNSEDDRLHKVGEAIRSEFTQRIDEFSEVIKNTLSVYENDIERLIKLNSQSKEQHTSEMEWLNQQRERLQEIQQEINQILSV, from the coding sequence ATGACTGGCGAAGACCTAAAATCAGAGCATGTCAGTCCATCTGTCCTATTTTTAGCTGCTATCTCAACCCTACTGCTGAAAGTCATGTGTGCCGATGGGGTAGTGAGTGAGGACGAAAAGCGTCATTTCCAGACGACCTTGAAGCAGGTGATTCCCTCGGAAGGAGATTTACGTCGCTTGGCCCAGTCGATGGTGAGTCGAGTCAATAAACAGAAACTCTATAATGATCCTCACACTTTACAAATTCTAACATCAACCTTTTCTCAGTCTGAAAAATTATTGCTCATTAGTTTTGGCTATCAAATGTCCAGTATTGACGGGACAATGCACGTTAAAGAACTGAAAGAGTTGAACAAAATTGGAAGTTACTTAAACCTAAATCCTGATTATTTAGACGTTTTAGAACATACATTCAAAGGTGAGTCGGTTCGCAATCGCACTGCCTTAAATAAAGTTCGACGATTGCTAGATCCCTCTCAGTTTTATGATTTAGAGCCTATCTTTAAAAAAGCGGCTAGTCTGATTGAAGATAGATTTCCTCAACCTGAAGAAGAGCCAGCAGAAGTTCTGACCGCTGAGAAAGGGGGAAACGCTTACTTAAAATTAGCGCAACTTAAAAAAATCAAAACTCAAACCAGCATTCAGGGATATCACTACTTTCAAATTCTCCAAAGTTTATGCGATGAAAAAGTGATACCTGAAGAACTATTAGAAACCACCCGTAATTTATTCAATAAGCTATCTGATAGCCACTTTCGTATTTCGGTCATTGGTAGCTTTAGTGTGGGTAAATCGACATTACTTAACGCCTTGTTAGGGTCGAAAGTTCAACCTGTTGCAGCTATCCCTTGTACGGGAGTTCTGAGCATCTTGCGCTATAGCCAGCATCCCCGAGTCATCTGTCACTATAAAGACGGAACAACCGAAGAAATACCGTTTGAGGCGTATCAAGATAAAGTTAAGATCGCTGAATCCCAGTCGGAGACTGAAGCCAATCGAAATCAAGCATTGGTCAACTCATCCCTAGAATATGTTGTGTTTCAGACTCCCGATTTAGAGTTTTGCAAACATGGTGCTGAAATTGTTGACTCACCGGGATTAAACGAACATCCTGAACGGGAAAAAGTCACGCAACAGCTAATCAAAGAAACTGATGCAATTATCTTCATGATTAGTGCTCAACAATCTTTGACAGCAACGGAACGAGAGTTGTTTGAACAAATTAGGAATCCTCTGAATCTTATCGATGACGCAGATATCCAACCCGCAAAGAACATTTTTGTGGTCGTCAATTACATGGATCTACTCGATAATGACGATGATGATGACGATTATGATAGTGAAGGCAATACCAGTGCGGTCAAAAAACGGATAAAAGACTTCTGTTTTCATGAACAGCCAGCACGAATTTCTGGAGATAACCGAGTTCACTACCTTTCTGCCAGAAAAGCTTTGACGGCTAAATTAAAAAATAAAGACAATCAATATCTTCAGGACTTTAACCAATTTATCCAGTCTCTTGAAGATTTTTTGATTGATGACCGAGGCGGAATTCAGCTTGAAAACTTTTCAAGTAGTTTTAATAGTTTAATGAAAAGTGCTTTAGCTAAAATTCAAAACTATCAAACATTACAACAGTCAAACCTGAAAAATATAGAACAGGAAAAGAAACTCATTTGGGATAAGATGGGGGAAGCAGCCGCTTGTCAAGTTCGATTCGATGAATTTGTTTTTGAACTTTACGATGAGGTCGTTGACTTAGCAGCTGAATCATTCGAGGAATGGGACGCCGGATTGTATGAGCGGGTGGTCGTAAAATCGGAACAATGGATATCCGAACATCAATGGCTTCTCAGTCGTGATAAGCTCATGGCTGACTATATTCGCCAGTTTGAAGCTGATTTATCAGATGAAACTAAAACTTGGGTAAAGCAAGACCTAATCGAAAAAGTTATCAACCCCAAACTTGAGGAGCTTGACTCCTTCATTGCCAAAGAACTTGAGTTAGTTAAAGAGAAATTTAAGCAACATCGGTCAGGAGAAGAAGACTATGCAGAAAGCTGGGTTTTTTCCAGTGTATCCCCATTGAAAACTGATGACGATTCAGGGGGGGGTCTGAATCTAGGAATGGTTGGCTTAGGACTGGTTATGATTCCCGGACTTTTCTTTGGTCCTTTCCTTGCAACAATTGCAGGTATCATTGGTGCAGGAATGGCTGGATTCGGAGCAGCAGGAGTCTTCGACATAGACGGGAGAATTCGTCGAAAGCTGATTGAGGAGGGAATGAAGCAATTTCAAAATTCTGAGGATGATAGATTACATAAAGTTGGAGAGGCAATTAGGAGCGAATTTACTCAACGAATTGATGAGTTTAGCGAAGTCATCAAAAATACCCTCTCGGTGTATGAAAATGACATTGAGCGCCTGATCAAACTGAATAGTCAATCGAAAGAACAACACACCTCAGAAATGGAATGGCTCAATCAGCAACGGGAGCGATTGCAAGAGATTCAACAGGAGATTAACCAAATCCTCTCAGTTTAA
- a CDS encoding Uma2 family endonuclease has protein sequence MTTSQHQSLSLKTFLNLPPTQPESEYINGQIIQKPMPKARHSRLQTKLLQAINAVAEDAQLAYGFSELRCTFGDRSLVPDIAVFSWERIVFDASGEPVDDVQQAPDWVIEILSPQQSPNRVAGKLLHCLQYGSQMGWLVDPGDRSILVFQPQREPGLYEGSTPLPQFAKLSLTLTCDRIFGWLQMTPPNR, from the coding sequence ATGACCACAAGCCAACACCAGTCGCTCAGTCTCAAGACGTTCTTGAACTTACCGCCAACTCAGCCGGAGAGCGAATATATCAATGGACAAATTATCCAAAAACCAATGCCAAAGGCGCGTCATTCGCGGCTTCAAACAAAGCTACTCCAAGCTATTAACGCCGTCGCCGAAGACGCGCAACTCGCCTATGGGTTTTCCGAATTGCGTTGCACCTTTGGCGATCGCTCCCTCGTTCCCGATATTGCGGTCTTTTCCTGGGAACGGATTGTTTTCGATGCGTCTGGCGAACCGGTTGATGATGTCCAACAGGCGCCAGACTGGGTCATTGAAATCCTCTCCCCCCAGCAAAGTCCCAACCGTGTCGCCGGAAAGCTTCTCCATTGTCTCCAGTATGGGAGTCAAATGGGATGGCTCGTCGATCCCGGCGATCGCTCCATCCTCGTCTTCCAACCTCAGCGTGAACCGGGCCTCTATGAAGGGTCCACACCTCTCCCCCAGTTTGCTAAGCTTTCCCTAACTCTGACCTGCGATCGCATTTTCGGCTGGCTTCAGATGACTCCCCCCAACCGCTGA